The proteins below are encoded in one region of Paenacidovorax monticola:
- the glnA gene encoding type I glutamate--ammonia ligase → MAKTVADVMKMVKENEVKFVDFRFTDTRGKQQHTTVPVSHFDEDKFTSGHAFDGSSIAGWKGIEASDMQLIPDPNSANIDPFFEETTLILTCDVIEPSDGKAYDRDPRSIAKRAEAYLKASGLGDTAYFGPEPEFFIFDGVRWSNEPGNVMYEIEEYEAPWNTGSKLEGGNRGHRPTVKGGYFPVPPVDSTHDMRAEMALILESLGIPVEVFHHEVAGAGQNEIGTKFSTLVERADWTQLQKYVVHNVANAYGKTATFMPKPYAGDNGSGMHVHQSVWKDGKNLFAGDGYAGLSDYALYYIGGIIKHARALNAITNPGTNSYKRLVPHFEAPVKLAYSAKNRSASIRIPYVANPKGRRVEARFPDPLMNPYLGFAALLMAGLDGVENKIHPGEAATKDLYHLPPEEDKLVPTVCHSLDQALEALDKDRAFLTKGGVFTDSMLDAYIELKMSEVTRFRMAVHPVEYDMYYSL, encoded by the coding sequence ATGGCCAAGACCGTTGCAGACGTGATGAAGATGGTGAAGGAGAACGAAGTCAAGTTTGTTGACTTCCGCTTCACCGATACCCGTGGCAAGCAACAGCACACGACGGTGCCCGTTTCGCACTTCGACGAAGACAAGTTCACGTCGGGCCATGCGTTTGACGGCTCCTCGATTGCTGGCTGGAAGGGCATCGAAGCGTCGGACATGCAACTCATCCCCGACCCGAACTCGGCCAACATCGACCCGTTCTTCGAGGAAACCACGCTGATCCTGACCTGCGACGTGATCGAGCCCAGCGACGGCAAGGCCTATGACCGCGACCCGCGCTCCATCGCCAAGCGTGCCGAGGCCTACCTGAAGGCCTCGGGCCTGGGCGACACGGCCTACTTCGGTCCCGAGCCCGAATTCTTCATCTTCGACGGCGTGCGCTGGAGCAACGAGCCCGGCAACGTGATGTACGAGATCGAAGAGTACGAAGCACCGTGGAACACGGGCTCCAAGCTCGAAGGCGGCAACCGTGGCCACCGCCCCACCGTCAAGGGCGGCTACTTCCCCGTGCCCCCGGTCGACAGCACGCACGACATGCGCGCCGAGATGGCCCTGATCCTCGAATCGCTGGGCATTCCGGTCGAAGTGTTCCACCACGAAGTGGCGGGCGCCGGCCAGAACGAAATCGGCACCAAGTTCAGCACGCTGGTGGAGCGCGCCGACTGGACGCAGCTGCAGAAGTACGTGGTGCACAACGTGGCCAACGCCTACGGCAAGACGGCGACCTTCATGCCCAAGCCCTACGCTGGCGACAACGGCTCGGGCATGCACGTGCACCAGTCCGTCTGGAAGGACGGCAAGAACCTGTTCGCCGGTGACGGCTACGCCGGCCTGTCGGACTACGCGCTGTACTACATCGGCGGCATCATCAAGCACGCCCGCGCGCTCAACGCCATCACCAACCCCGGCACGAACAGCTACAAGCGCCTGGTGCCCCACTTCGAAGCCCCGGTGAAGCTGGCCTATTCGGCCAAGAACCGCTCGGCCTCGATCCGCATCCCCTACGTGGCCAACCCCAAGGGCCGCCGCGTGGAAGCGCGCTTCCCCGATCCGCTGATGAACCCCTACCTGGGCTTTGCCGCACTGCTGATGGCGGGCCTGGACGGCGTGGAGAACAAGATCCATCCCGGCGAAGCCGCGACCAAGGACCTGTACCACCTGCCGCCCGAAGAGGACAAGCTGGTGCCCACCGTGTGCCACAGCCTGGACCAGGCGCTCGAGGCGCTGGACAAGGACCGCGCGTTCCTGACCAAGGGCGGCGTGTTCACCGACAGCATGCTCGATGCCTACATCGAGCTCAAGATGTCCGAAGTCACGCGCTTCCGCATGGCCGTGCACCCGGTCGAGTACGACATGTACTACTCGCTGTAA
- a CDS encoding competence/damage-inducible protein A — translation MPSSFGLIIVGDEILSGKRADKHLPKVIELLSARGLALSYADYVGDDPARITATLRRAFASGDVVFSCGGIGATPDDHTRQCAAAALGVGLQLHPEAEALIRERMQDVAREQGVPYEPDRPDNLHRLNMGVFPAGARIIPNPYNKIPGFSCTGSGEGSVHFVPGFPVMAWPMIEWVLEQYCAPWFNRAPQMEHSVIVYGAMEATLTPLMLRIEQDHPQIKVFSLPSVDHPVHGRHIELGVKGPAREVPAAWKDLHQGLHEFGAKFGPELVRNL, via the coding sequence ATGCCCTCTTCCTTCGGCCTCATCATCGTGGGCGATGAAATCCTCTCGGGCAAGCGCGCCGACAAGCACCTGCCCAAAGTCATCGAACTACTGTCGGCGCGCGGGCTGGCGCTGTCCTATGCCGACTACGTGGGCGATGATCCTGCGCGCATCACGGCCACCCTGCGGCGCGCCTTTGCGTCGGGTGACGTGGTGTTCTCCTGCGGCGGGATCGGTGCGACGCCCGACGACCATACGCGGCAATGCGCGGCCGCGGCGCTCGGCGTGGGCCTGCAATTGCACCCCGAGGCCGAGGCCTTGATCCGGGAGCGCATGCAGGATGTGGCGCGCGAGCAGGGGGTGCCCTACGAGCCCGACCGGCCAGACAACCTGCATCGGCTCAACATGGGCGTGTTTCCCGCTGGCGCACGCATCATTCCCAACCCCTACAACAAGATCCCGGGCTTCTCTTGCACGGGCAGCGGGGAGGGCAGCGTGCACTTCGTGCCGGGCTTTCCCGTCATGGCCTGGCCCATGATCGAGTGGGTGCTGGAGCAGTACTGTGCGCCCTGGTTCAACCGCGCACCCCAGATGGAGCATTCCGTCATCGTCTATGGCGCGATGGAGGCTACACTCACGCCGCTGATGCTGCGCATCGAGCAGGACCATCCGCAGATCAAGGTGTTCAGCCTGCCCAGTGTGGACCACCCGGTGCATGGCCGGCACATCGAGCTGGGCGTGAAAGGGCCCGCACGCGAGGTGCCCGCTGCCTGGAAGGACCTGCACCAGGGATTGCACGAATTTGGTGCGAAATTTGGCCCTGAATTGGTGCGTAATCTCTGA
- a CDS encoding EI24 domain-containing protein, with the protein MGLLFDSFWRAVAYCARPRVIVLSLLPLLCMALLAGGLGYFYWGTAVQGVQAALETTGWLSSIWGWLRMLGVSDAPSVMAPLLVVVAATPIVVVVSLLIVAVLMAPALVNLVAERRFPSLERKKGGSLLLSIGWSLGSTLLALVALVVSMPLWLVPPLVLVLPPLIWGWLTYRVMAFDALAEHASKDERRKIFSRYRWSLMGIGVVSGYLGAAPGIVWASGVVFAAAFLVLVPVAIWIYTLVFAFSSLWFAHFCLAALQQLRQEGGNLAAAPAAAPAAEPVALPSGPGGPSA; encoded by the coding sequence ATGGGATTGCTTTTCGATTCCTTCTGGCGGGCCGTGGCGTATTGCGCGCGGCCGCGCGTCATCGTGCTATCGCTGCTGCCGCTCCTGTGCATGGCGCTGCTTGCGGGTGGGCTGGGGTATTTCTACTGGGGTACCGCCGTGCAGGGCGTGCAGGCAGCCCTGGAGACCACGGGCTGGCTCAGCAGCATCTGGGGCTGGCTCCGTATGCTGGGGGTGAGCGATGCTCCCTCCGTCATGGCGCCGCTGCTGGTCGTTGTCGCGGCGACCCCGATCGTGGTGGTGGTGTCGCTGCTCATCGTGGCCGTGCTCATGGCTCCGGCGCTGGTCAATCTGGTGGCGGAGCGCCGCTTCCCGTCATTGGAGCGCAAGAAGGGCGGCTCCCTGCTGCTGAGCATCGGATGGTCACTGGGCTCCACGCTGCTGGCCCTGGTGGCCCTGGTGGTGTCCATGCCCCTGTGGCTGGTGCCACCGCTGGTGCTGGTGCTGCCGCCGCTGATCTGGGGCTGGCTCACCTACCGTGTCATGGCCTTCGACGCACTGGCCGAGCATGCCAGCAAGGACGAGCGCCGCAAGATTTTCAGCCGCTACCGCTGGAGCCTCATGGGCATCGGCGTGGTCAGTGGCTATCTGGGCGCGGCGCCCGGCATCGTGTGGGCATCGGGTGTGGTCTTCGCGGCCGCCTTCCTGGTGCTGGTGCCCGTGGCGATCTGGATCTACACGCTCGTGTTCGCGTTTTCGTCGCTGTGGTTCGCGCACTTCTGCCTGGCGGCATTGCAGCAACTGCGGCAGGAGGGCGGCAATCTGGCTGCCGCTCCCGCCGCTGCCCCCGCGGCCGAGCCCGTTGCCCTTCCGTCCGGGCCCGGTGGGCCCTCTGCCTGA
- a CDS encoding sterol desaturase family protein yields MEWLIGLFDDAQQRLFEAVVQPLLFMAGGGNLLEDGYAATGWLLVGVLQLIVMLAVIAPLQRWRPVEPVVDRAAVRTDILYTLIHRLGLFRVGLFFALDPLWDQLFGTLRVQGLSTFHLDNLWPGVTDLPWVSLLLYLVVFDFVDYWIHRGQHQFDWWWRLHSLHHSQRQMTMWTDNRNHLLDDILRDSIIVVVAQLIGVAPGQFIAIVAFTQLSESFQHANLRLWFGRVGERLWISPRYHRLHHAIGIGHESAGRQTLGGHNFGVLLPWWDMLFGTANFEQRYDATGVRDQVEPDAQGRVRDYGRGFWSQQWRGLLRLAGKA; encoded by the coding sequence ATGGAATGGCTCATTGGCCTGTTTGACGACGCACAGCAGCGCCTGTTCGAGGCCGTGGTGCAGCCCTTGCTGTTCATGGCCGGCGGGGGCAACCTGCTGGAGGATGGCTATGCGGCGACGGGCTGGCTGCTCGTCGGGGTGCTCCAACTGATCGTCATGCTGGCCGTCATCGCGCCGCTGCAGCGTTGGCGCCCCGTGGAACCCGTGGTGGACCGCGCGGCGGTCCGCACCGACATCCTCTACACACTGATCCACCGCCTGGGCCTGTTCCGGGTCGGGCTGTTCTTTGCGCTTGATCCGCTGTGGGACCAGCTGTTCGGCACGCTGCGCGTGCAGGGGCTGAGCACCTTCCACCTCGACAATCTGTGGCCCGGCGTGACGGACCTGCCTTGGGTCAGCCTGCTGCTGTACCTGGTCGTGTTCGACTTCGTCGACTACTGGATCCACCGGGGGCAGCACCAGTTCGACTGGTGGTGGCGCTTGCATTCCCTGCACCACTCGCAGCGTCAGATGACGATGTGGACCGACAACCGCAACCACCTGCTGGACGACATCCTGCGCGACTCGATCATCGTGGTGGTGGCCCAGCTCATCGGCGTAGCCCCGGGGCAGTTCATCGCCATCGTGGCGTTCACGCAGCTGAGCGAGAGTTTCCAGCATGCCAACCTGCGCCTGTGGTTTGGCCGCGTGGGGGAGCGCCTGTGGATCAGCCCGCGCTACCACCGCCTGCACCATGCCATCGGCATCGGCCACGAGTCGGCCGGGCGACAGACCCTGGGCGGGCACAACTTCGGCGTGCTGCTGCCCTGGTGGGACATGCTGTTCGGCACGGCCAACTTCGAGCAGCGCTACGACGCCACGGGTGTGCGCGATCAGGTCGAGCCCGATGCCCAGGGCCGCGTGCGCGACTACGGGCGGGGCTTCTGGTCGCAGCAGTGGCGTGGGCTGCTGCGGCTTGCAGGGAAAGCCTGA
- a CDS encoding polysaccharide deacetylase family protein gives MAAWGQWAFAADGGDCKKPLYLTFDTGHMEIAPLVADVLRRQQVRVTFFAAQEATKEGDGSLGDHWAPWWRARAAEGHAFASHTWDHVYWRADLGSLAPSRFRVRPSAGERSGQEFALDAAGYCAEIGRSAARLQALTGQKALPLFRAPGGKTSAQLLEAARACGYAHVGWAPAGFLGDELPSERFSNAMLLRQALERIRSGDILMAHLGIWSRKDPWAPAVLEPLIVGLKERGFCFRTMREHPDYQAWFAQHP, from the coding sequence TTGGCCGCCTGGGGCCAGTGGGCGTTTGCCGCCGATGGCGGCGACTGCAAGAAGCCGCTTTACCTGACCTTTGACACGGGTCACATGGAGATCGCGCCGCTGGTGGCCGATGTACTGCGGCGCCAGCAGGTGCGCGTGACCTTTTTCGCGGCGCAGGAGGCCACCAAGGAGGGCGATGGCAGCCTGGGGGACCACTGGGCGCCCTGGTGGCGTGCCCGTGCCGCCGAGGGGCATGCCTTTGCGTCCCACACCTGGGACCATGTCTATTGGCGTGCGGACCTTGGCTCCCTGGCCCCCTCTCGCTTTCGCGTGCGCCCCTCCGCCGGCGAGCGCAGCGGACAGGAGTTCGCGCTGGATGCGGCGGGGTACTGTGCCGAGATCGGCCGTTCCGCCGCGCGGCTGCAGGCCTTGACGGGACAGAAGGCCTTGCCGCTGTTCCGTGCCCCGGGGGGGAAGACTTCAGCCCAGTTGCTGGAGGCCGCGCGGGCCTGCGGCTACGCGCACGTAGGATGGGCGCCCGCGGGCTTCCTGGGCGACGAACTGCCGAGCGAACGCTTCAGCAATGCGATGCTGCTGAGGCAGGCGCTGGAGCGCATTCGCAGCGGCGACATCCTCATGGCCCACCTGGGCATCTGGTCGCGCAAGGATCCCTGGGCACCTGCGGTGCTAGAACCCTTGATCGTGGGCTTGAAGGAGCGCGGATTCTGCTTCCGCACGATGCGCGAGCATCCCGACTACCAAGCCTGGTTCGCCCAGCACCCCTGA
- a CDS encoding YncE family protein: MAWSFLCASGAAVAASAPPVFVLNSLEANISVIDPDTWQETSRIPTGKEPHHLYLTPDEKSLIVANALGDTLTFVDPRTAQVQRTVRGIVDPYHLRFTPDMKWLITAANRLNHVDFYRWDGKDPVLVQRVATGRTPSHLWVDSRSSTVYSTMQDSDELVAIDIATQAIKWRTHTGAMPADVYGSADDKLLFVGLTGSDGVEVFDVSGREPRSIKRIKTGNGAHAFRATGDRRHLFVSNRVANTISKIDMQTQEVVATYPAPGGPDCMEVSADGRWIYVSSRWARKLSVIDTVEKKVVRQVNVGKSPHGVWTLLHAPR, encoded by the coding sequence CTGGCCTGGTCGTTTCTGTGTGCCTCGGGGGCGGCGGTGGCCGCTTCGGCGCCACCCGTGTTCGTGCTCAATTCGCTGGAAGCCAACATCAGCGTGATCGACCCGGACACCTGGCAAGAGACCTCGCGCATTCCCACGGGGAAGGAACCCCACCACCTCTACCTCACGCCGGATGAGAAGTCCCTCATCGTGGCCAACGCGTTGGGCGACACGCTGACCTTCGTGGACCCGCGCACGGCGCAGGTTCAGCGCACGGTACGCGGCATCGTGGATCCCTACCACCTGCGCTTCACCCCGGATATGAAGTGGCTGATCACGGCGGCGAACCGGCTCAACCATGTGGACTTCTACCGCTGGGACGGCAAGGACCCGGTGCTGGTGCAGCGCGTTGCGACCGGGCGCACGCCCAGCCACTTGTGGGTGGACAGCCGTAGCAGCACGGTGTATTCGACCATGCAGGACAGCGATGAGCTCGTGGCCATCGACATCGCGACCCAGGCCATCAAATGGCGCACGCATACTGGCGCCATGCCCGCAGACGTTTATGGCAGCGCGGACGACAAGCTGTTGTTCGTGGGCCTCACGGGCAGCGACGGCGTGGAGGTGTTTGATGTTTCGGGGCGCGAGCCGCGCAGCATCAAGCGCATCAAGACCGGCAATGGTGCCCACGCGTTCCGTGCAACCGGGGACCGCCGCCACCTGTTCGTGAGCAACCGCGTAGCTAACACCATCAGCAAGATCGACATGCAGACCCAGGAAGTGGTCGCTACCTATCCGGCTCCTGGCGGCCCCGATTGCATGGAAGTGTCCGCCGATGGCCGCTGGATCTACGTGAGCTCGCGCTGGGCGCGCAAGCTCTCGGTGATCGATACCGTGGAAAAGAAGGTGGTGCGGCAGGTGAACGTGGGCAAGTCTCCCCACGGTGTCTGGACCCTGCTGCACGCACCGCGCTGA